CGTTACAGTCAGAAAGACTAACATACCCTGGGGGAATCTAATGATGGTGTTCTGTTATATCGAGTTGATCATATTCATTGCATCATTGCATCATTTCTCTATTCATTATTAAgtgcaaaacaataacaaaatcatcctggcaccagtaaAGTTGTTTTTAAATCACTCCGCCTCTCTATATTTCGTATACGACATAGGATTGAGTTAAAAAGCCTGATCCCACGATGTAACAGTATCGGCTAGTGCGAAAGCCGGCATAACTGTAAACAATACATGTGAAATATTCTCTTTAGGTCAAATGTTCATCACGTGGCCATTTTCTGGCGACCTGATTGGTCAAGCAGTTAGTCACATGCCTCTTCCTGTCGACTGATATTTGATCAACAACATGACCACTTCATTTCTTATACCTGATTGGTCAATCACACCAGATTACATCACTAAGCTCTAAAACCCGATTGAACAAGTGGTCAATCACACCAGGTTACATCACTAAGTACTAAAACCCGAAGAGTTTTTGATGTTGACTGATCGATGCACGTTATTCTCATAACGACTGCTGAAAAGGTACGCTGCGGAATGTTTAAGACTTGTTGTCTCTGACAACGCATCTTATTACATGATCGTACGTGTATACACCGAAAGTTAAATTACATCTTCTTGAGAATGATCGTATACGCTGTCTTGTCGCCTTCCTAAGAGAGAAAAATGGCCATCTGGTGTCTCGGCATGCGGGGATGCCTCGAAGATAAACCAAAGGTACATACGCCGGACTAAAGACAAATCATTCTAAAACAAATTGGAAAATTATCTCCACCCTCTATCTAAACAAAATTACTTTATTGTAATAAACTTGTGATGGGCGCAAAATGTCTAAAACTCTCTTGGGTGTTGTTAATTCCTTGGAGAGCGCGGGACACTATTCCGCCCCTCCTATCACTCTTGGAGACCCCGTGGCACACGTGGCAGCGCCATGGCGACACGTGCTTGCCTGGTGTCACGAGACCCGACTCCATTGGTGATAGTGACGGGGATGATGTATGGGGATACATGCCTTCCTTATCATAACAATGGCATCTCGAGTGTTTTAATACCCACGGATCCACCAGAAGTGGCTGAACCTTTATACCAGGATCCCGAGATCAACTTAGGACCAAGATTTATAAGATTATTCGACAACAATGAATCGTAATGAACCAATTATGCAAAAAATACTCTCTAACATAAATCCTTTTGAGTCCTGAATGGACTTTAATGAACCGTTGATGATTTACAGAAGAGTTATCATGGCGTGTTATCGTTCTTCATTGAGATTCTCCGGTAGGGTGTCAGGGGGCAGCGTTCTTGAGATGTCATGTGAAAAAGTGCAAGAAGGGGGATTTCCTTATAATGTTAGGGTCAGCCTAGCGTAAAATCACGGCGGCACGTTCGGAGCCATTCTGAAATCTGTCATCTCTGAACGAACGAATTTCCTAGAACTCGTCGTCATCTGCTGGCGAAAAATCAGTGTTTGAAACTGCCATTACTCCTGTACAACCGTAAACAACTCGTCTGTGACGTTGGCCTGTAGATCCGTGTCGTAACCATATAGTTTCTGCTTGACTCCATTTTGTTTCTGATCCAATCTTCAGTCTCTGACAGTATGACCTACTCGTCGGCCATTTACTAAAACATGAGTTGTTTCCATCTTAAGCGTCTCTTCCTAACAACCTAATAACCGTTCATAACCATTGAAAATCTCCAAGATCTGCCAACCAGCCTAACGACCATCGAGCCAGCGCTTGGTTCCTACAGCTTAATCTCTTGCCCCTATGAACGGCAATTTACCCTCAATCTCCGCGCATCTGTATGCAATGAAACAGTCCCATTGGTGACGCAGACGACCCCAGCATCATTAAAGTTGTATCTGCTGTATCATAATCCAATTACCACGATATCAGTgacggccccctggtggccgtaTGCGTAATTACCAGCCTCGGGATCGCATCATCCGCCATTATTCCTCATCAGAGTTGCTAAATGGACCCCGTGATCAACAAACTATTGCGGGCCCCGGAGTCTCGTCAGGATGATTTAGATGTTTTTCTTGGGCGATTTGACCATTGTTTGGCTCGCTCTGGCGTCGCAGACGCTGCAAGGATTTGTGAAAATGTTACCATCTTAAGCTCATAACCAAGATCAACTGTGTTCACAAATGAATACAGCCATGGTCACGGAATTTCTTGATCCCAGTGTTCGGTCCATGTCTCGGATCATTCATGCTGTGAGAAGGCGACCTTTAGCTGCATTCTTCTTCTATTTTTGAGGAAAACTACAAAAAGAACTCTCAGTTACCAATCAAGAAATCCGAGACGAGAATGATACATTTGCAGGTCGTGTTCTTCATAGAATTTGCCAAGCATCTATATCTGCACCACAGCCCATCATTGTCTCTGACGACCTAACTATTTAATGATGGCTTAGAAAGTGGTCACTAGAGGCTGCGATGCATCATACTGGAGTCAGTTCAGTAACAGATAACGACAAATGGAAGTAGACACGACCCAATCATGTCCCTATATATTCACAACATGCCAAACACGCGGAGTAATACGTCCCATGTGGTGCCTATTCACACTCTCTTTATTGTCTACATTATTCCGCGATATAATTTGATAATCTTGGCTATAATTGAATCGGCAGTGAACAAGCGCTCTGGGGCTGTAAAAACCTCGTTTGGGTTGCGTGAACCACCTCAATGGTTGATAGACAATTAATACAAACAAGACGATGTCTCCTTCTCAGTTATGAAGTGATTTGGAGCGCAAGGCGATCGTGGAAGGAAGTGGTCATCAAATGATTAGTAATGGCTGAGCTGGTCTTCCGGTATGGCGGATGGTCAACCGCTGTCAGTATTCTGTGTTGGCGTGGTTACTATGGTGATCCTGCGCACACTGCTCAAATCATTAATCAGTATCAAAGGACTTCCAGTGCTTTTGTAAAGCGTTGTTTTGGcttttgtgacgtcatttcaTAGTGCTGACGATACCCTTTCTTTGcatcataacattttcatcaggcGAATCTGCCCCCGTCCACCTCTCCACTTACTGATAAATGTTGCACTGACTTGAGTCAACATCCTGTCACGTCATGTCACCCTTCAGCTAAGATAATCCATCTACAACATTACTTTAGCTATAATGCAGCAAATAGAACCATTAGGGCAAGTGGCCTTATAAAAGGAATATTTCGATATGCATTTATCAACATACCATTAGAGCGCCTCTCATAGCTCTGATAGCCTCCCAATAACATCACTAATGTTATAATATATCACGGTTATTAGTTGTGATTGGTGTTCGATCGGGGACGCACAGACACATAACCCGCTATGATTTATCTGTCCCTGAGTGATAGATAAACCCACGTCTGTTCACGAACGCTGCAAACAACATTCTCATCGCAGATGGCTCTCTCTCTTATCAGCTCAGCACTCGACGGAAAATCTGGGAGGTTTGATTTCAATAAaagttcaaaatgaaatatccACAGGTAAAACAGTTTCCACCAacttcatgaaatattcaaatggCGTCGTCGTCTCTCCTTTGCGGTTCTATCAGATTCGAAAACAGAACCGGTGAAAAGTGGTCAGGggcatctgattggctgattatTCTGAAGACTGAAGGGTGAAGGCGGTTCATTGCAGGCTATCGGTCCATTCTCCTACAGCAGGCTTTTGTGTCATACCTAGGCTGCTATACTACATCAATTATGTGAGTGTTTTCGAAACGATCCAAAAGATATTGAACTTATCTTTAATGAAGTTCAGTATTGATGTCTTACTTTAATTCCGGGTGAAATTGCCGATaccaaaatgtcatattttgtaAAAGATGTTTGTGGCCAAAACCGATAACTTTTCGTTTATAGATAACATTTAGAAAGGAACTAAATTCCAGGATATAACTATCGTATATATGATTGATATAATAAATTGTCGAGGGATTTAGAGCCCCCATCCCAGCCACAGATTCGCATGTTATGATTAATGAATGGACGAAGATAAGCCAAGAACTCCTAAAACAGGCAAGCGATTTAGCTTATCTTCAACAAGCCGCCGTCATGGGTGACTATTGACTCGGATAAACGCACTGCAATATTACATTGATAATAGGCCAAATGGCGAGAAATTGCAAGCTACGGGAAAGATCGCCGTGATAAGATACAGAGGCAATAGAGACGAAACTATAAGTCAACATTCAATTATAGCTGACGTTACGACGGCGACCCGGCTATAGCTGGACTATGATTGGGCACTAAAGGATCTACGGATAACGCTTGGAATTGACTCTGAGAGATGGAGCTGTCTTTTAATTGGTTATGATATGGCGTGTGAGGGCTTTATGATCCTTGCCCGCCTTAGGGATCAGTTGAGGATATCGACATAAATGGGCAAGAAGGCGCTGAATTTGGTTGCAATTTCCCGACCAGCTCGTAGCGTCTATAGCGCGTCCCTCGTGGCGCAAGCGGTTTTTAGAGAATCTCAGTTAAATAAACAGCTCGGTTGCGACGGTAAGTGGTCTCTTCATCGTTCAAGGTTAAACACCATGTCAAGGTCACATGTCTGGAAGGTCACTGTCAATACGGAATCGTTGCCTAGTCAATGGCACTTAATCACAAAAAGCGAACTCTTGGCATACAGAACCCATCCAACCGGTCAGTAAACCTTCTACACTGACAAAAAACCTTCTCATCGAAGAAGACCCTCTAATTCAAAAATGACAGTTTAGCCGGAGAAACAAAAAAGCAGTCTTTTAGGCAACTAGGCAACTGAGTATCCAAATTAATTAAGGTATCATTCAAGAGAATGTTGATTAGTTTCGGTGGAGATTTAACGCGGTGCTGTCACCCATGCCACCATCACTTAGAAGTGTTAGATAACTTGTTACGAGTTGAAGATAACGATCCCACAGTGACTGTCAATTTGTTCAGCGACATGGAGAGCAAATGAGCCACGACCACAGCAGCGCGCATGCTCCAGTGACCATTTGATCATGCGCACTCAAGAGGAAGAATAGGCGACCTTCTGTCAACTCAATGAAACCTGTGGCAGAACTCTAGCTAGTCTAATGTTTAAAAAGTGCCCCAGCACAAAATCATTTGGGTAACAGAGCTATTAAAGAGGTCAAGGCCTTCGCGACTTTTACGTGCTTGTGATTGGTTCAGATCCGCTGAACACTGCACCGAAGCATCATGGTAGAACGTTTCTGATTGGTGAACAGGAAGACGGCCATAGAAATGCTGTCCAAGGAAGTTTATCTTTGTCCCAAATCTCGTCGTTTTCGCCGATCAAGAGTTAATCTCATCATTTCGATGCGCGGGACCAACAACATCTCATCATTCACAATCACGACATGATCTCCAAATCAACTCACAAAATGTGCCGCGTTCATTTTTCTATGTAATATCAATAAGATGGCAATCTCAAACCGAGAAGTTATTGAACAGCGTCACGCGTTTAATAAGCATCATTTTGAACGCTGAAACTAATAACTGGTTATTGTAAATCTTTAGGGAGCAATTTCAAATGGTTTGTATCTGATGGCAGAGTCTTGGTTGAGGAAGATGAACGCAGCGTTGATTGTGAACCCAGATAGAGTAGGCTAAACGTCACAGGGACGCTCCACCAGGGACCCTGCGCTTATCTCTCCCCGGAACCAATTTACCGGTAAACGAAACGCCAAAATTGGCTCCGCTGCTTGGAATGATGGGTAAATAATCACCATCTCAcaatcaaatatggccgccaagcGATGTGGGGCCAGCGATGGGTTTGAAAGGGGCCAGCGAACGGCCAGCGAAATGGAAAATGACTTGGTGTCTAGATAAAACTACACTTTGGTTTCATTGGATTGTAGCACTTCTACACAGCGACCGCCTAGACTGGCCTGTGACGAAAGAATTGTATATAAGACCGTGGATAAAATAATGATGAATacattaatttttttacttcTTCTCCAATTTTACCAGCATTCGTATTTGTAACTTAACGGAACTCAAACATGCAAATTATGAGACGCTTGAAATAATGTATCAACATATCCACAAAACCAGCTGAGCTGCACCTCAAAAAGGAAAACTGTTAATAAATGCAATTTAGGCTTTTATTAACTTTAACTGGCAAATTAATAGCATGATAAGCCGAATTATACAGATCAACGAGATATTGGAAACTGATTAAAAACGGATTGGTGACACCGAGCCATCAAATCGCGCCTTAACCGTATTCACGCGAGAAGTGAGCGATCTCTCTCGGTCTATCAAGATCAAGCGTTGTGATTATTCCGGCGGGGAAATTGCCGCGGAAATAAATGGTTGATTAAGCGTCGGGTGGATATTTATGTGTCGAGATGGTGCGATCAAGACGCATGATCGATTGAAACTAGAGTGATAAAGTCATCCCCACTTACAAATTGAGCTATCATGtttacaaaatggccgccgtggATTGATCGGAGTAATGAATTCATCTTGTCCGTAATGTTAGCGGCGGGTTGAGGCAGTCGCATCTGGAGACGAACTCGATTGTGACCGAAACCGACAGAGCTCTCCGCGTCCGTTATGTCAGACATCATTGCCAGGTCATTAAGATCTGAAGGGCATCGAAGAAACAAACCGAAGTCAATAGTGTATAGTACTTTTTAGGCGGAATTGTTTATTATGAAATCAATTGCAAGCTAATTTAAATTTAAGCTATCCACCACaacatgaataataataataataataataataataataaaaattctATTGACCTCTATAAAAGGGAATGACAATAAGATACAAGTGAATAAAACATTCCATAATAATCAGTCCCAGCCCAAAAAATACTCGTAAGGAGCCACGGTCAAAGTGGTAAGATTTTACAGGCCTACTGTATTTTGACGACTTTATCATTACAGtttatgtacactgtactgttgTTCCAACAGTTTTGTTTATAGCACCATTTATATCATATCACCTTCGTAAATCTTTCAGTCTTTCAAATTCGAGATCCAAAATTGAGCAAAAAGAGGTGAGTGTGTCTGCGAGTGTCTCAGGTCTCGACTGTTGTTATTTAGTTAGTGGTCGCTTAAACCGTGAATAGGGGAAACGCTGAAAAATAAAGTGCACCGCAGATAATACACCGACACCAATAAAACATCAACGCCACGAAACTTCGAAAGTAGCGACATCTTTACGAATAGATTGGAACTCTGTGCATGTACTCGACCAGCGAGAGATCCGACCATGTCTCCGTAACTCTATCATTTATGACAAATGCACTTTGACAATACCTTTGATACCTCGCCTACACAAAGGACAACACTTCAACCGAGTGGAGCAATTATGACAGACAACCAAATGTCCACAAGGAACAAACAAGACATCTCGTTCTAAGTCCATGCAAACAGTGCACGTCTGGGTTTCCTTTAGCCTTCTGTTCTCAATTTCAAGAGATCTCATCTCATCTCCGATGGGTTTAGGAGAGGGTACCCGCTCTGGAGCAGGGCTTGGTTTCGCTGGGGATGGCGATCTAATTGGTGCGGGCTCACTTTTCGACATCGGAGGCGTACTCTTTGAAGTGTTCGAATTTAAACCCAAGTCGTAATGATTGGCAGGGAAAGCATCACCCATCTCAGCAGCTTCCATGACGGCCATCATCATGGCAGTAAAAGATTTGAAGTCGTCTCCATTGTAGATCAACTGTTCTGCGATAACTGTGCCAACCAGTTGAGCTGCGTAACCCATTTTGATAATCCGTTGTGCTCCTTCGGTATCCAGTCGAGCTCTGACCTCTCTTGCTTGGACCTCACGTTTTGGGGCTTGAGATGCCCTGACCTTAGGTTTAGAATCAGTAGACTTACGCACAGCCGGGTTTGAAGTGTTTTGACTTGATGTAATCTTTGCAGTTTGTGGATTGTTGGAAGACTTCTGAGCCGGGAAGGCTGAACTAGCGCCTGAAATATTTTGACTGGGTGCGCTATATGTTTGCGGGTTGTTTACAGTAACCGGTGCCCCGCCTTTCAGACCACCCCGGAAGTTTGGAGGTGCGACAGATTCACTTTTATTCATTGTTGCAGGACCTGAGCTGGTTGTACCATAGTCTGAGCCAGTTGCACCGTAGTTCGAGTCAGTCGTGCCATGCGAGTCAGTTGCGCCAAGACTTATGCCAGTTGCACCAGAGTTTGTTGATGTTTTATTGTTGTCCCTAATTGTTTCATTTCGTATATCAGGAGCTGTCAGCGCGGCAACGGcattgactgcttccatattacCATCAAGATAAATGTCAATAATCACATTTAGAAAGCCCTGTCCCTTTTTATGTCTGATGAAGTCACAATCTGGGCTCCGCACCGCATGTTCAATCCAAGCATCGTCATGTTTCTCTAGACAGGGTACTGTCACTCCACAGAAGAAACAGACTAGTTCACGATTAATCCCTTCTAACTGTATAAGTCCAGCATCTGCGATGTCTCCAAGACAGTAACCCCGCTTGTCCCAAGAATACAAACTGTGCATACGCTCAGCCTTTTCAATGAATTGTGGATACTTTGCATTCCTTGGATCCCAAGGCCTTGCTTCTCGTCGAGTTTTATCCGACGGCTTAGGGAACGCAACAGGCTCCTGATCGCCGACTGTTCCCTCTTGACCCGCATTCGGTGAAGTCAATTTCGCAGCAACCAGGTGCTTGGATGTAGCAGTCGCATCAGTTACAACTTTTTCTCTTCCAGTAGCAAATCTCCCGGACATCCGGGTCTCGGTTACCACAGCTTCTAGATCAATTGTTTCTTCAGTACCGGAGTCGTAGTCACAAACAATATCTTGTTCCAAGGATGAAATAGAGACGGGCTTTCGTTTAATCGCACCACCACCAATGGGCTTTTGCATCTTCGTTGCGTCTTCCCTCTCCTTGATATCACTGTGGTTGTCTTCAGTGTGCTTCTTCTCAAGGTCCGAGGTCTTCGTGTTCTCCTTGGCATTGTCGCGGCTACAGTGTGGGCTCTGCTCGTCATGTCGCTTGATGATCTGAAGGGAAGACACAAAACAATATTTAATGGCCGATGCAAGACGCAAGTTGCAAAATAAATGCAAGACATaacagcttttaaaaaaaactgctgAAAATTCCATCACAAGTTCTTTAAACGGCTTCTGTAGCCTACTCTTCTTTAGATATATGTAATGTATATATCTTCATGGACAAGTAATCTTCAACCCATTGGCAACTTACAgtgatcaaatacatgtagttttcaaATAAATACATTTATTGACAACATAGCaaacatttttatcatcatATCAATCTCAATCTCAATCTCGAATGGCCTACTTTGAATATTCTTGCCAAATTCATTGAATCTGGGCTTTTTTTCTCACCTCATTTTCTTCTTCGCCAAGAACAACACTGATCACGGCATTGCACGACTTGCACACGAAGCTGAAAGCATTCGCAGTCGCCACCTCAGTCTCCGTGGTGTCGCAGCAGGAGTCAGCAACCACCTTGCCCCATCCCTGCATTACCCCCCGGCTCTTTCCCTCACCAGCAAACCCACCAGTTGCAAACTTCGCCAGGGAAAACCCTAGCACCAAAAGATGAGAGATGAATTGTTGAACTTGCTGGTTGGGAAGATTTTGGCTTTGGGGCGGTTCCATGCTGATGGTGCTTTGTGGTGACCTGGAGCCGCGCCTGCTGGTGGCTGTTTTCTGCTGTGCCATGCCTGTCTTGGGTCGTGCAGCCACGGGCATTTGACGGTTTCTGATGCTTCTCCTTCCCTTTcccatttttaattttcaattcacCTGAAATGATAAGAgcaaaatgatgataatgaggAGAATTGTTAAGGGTCATTATCCCGCCATGCACATCGTTCACACGTACAGTGTACAGTGTATCTACTAGATAGTATTGTTTTACATACGGgccattcgtatttcccgccaATCAGTGATAATTTGCATATTATTATGTCCTATGCAGTCTCGACCTTTCTACAGCGCCTTTTGTATCATTAGTCTATTTTAAGCGCAACAAGTAGGCTACGCGATCAAGGGTCCTTTGTCTCCCAGGCATATCACACTTCCCTTGTTACAAGGGGGCGTTGCGTCACGCGACTCGGGAAGTCCGCGATAAAATCCCAGTGGTATTCCCGATTAACCTCGTCCCTAATCACGTTTGATGAGTCGTTGGTATGTGATTAATGCAGGCGTTTGGAATCATATGACTCAACCTCTCATTTGTAATGGGAAAAACATGAAGAGTCGGGTTGGGGTTTGGGGGTCATAGTGAGAACCAGAACTTCCTTGGGCTGATGCCACCTAATCCCCAATCGGACATAGGcctaaccagtgattttcaatatagggggcctactccgcctctcgatatttcaaacacgAGGTACATAAGGAGTGAGTAGGCCTACCCGTATGCCCAGGTCCCAAAGACTTAACCGTTCAGCCCTTTTTAAACCAAGGCGGGACCGCCGGGGATCTTTAGGGTGCTAAACATTTAACACTGACCAGGCGGGAAAAGCCTTTAGCTGAAATTCCAGTTGAACATGAAAGTGAGACGTGTTTTCTGGATAGCGACCTCACAGCCCctaacccccacccccaccccaccccacacCATCTGGTACCCTTGGCTACAGAGGGCAAGATATTTCACACGTTTTTCTTGTCCCTTTAAGCTCCTGCCTTAGACCTTAACTAAAACGGCTATCAAACGCTGGTTACTCTTcaaaaaagccccccccccgcgATTCGATCATGACAGTTCATTCTTGGCGAAAGCGGTAGGCCCTATATTTACAATGTTCTCGTCCTGTTTGAAATAGTGAATGTAGAACAGATAGTTGAGAATTGACGGAGGTTACTTACTCTCTCAAACCTTCTGGTGCTAGGTATTCTCCCCGGGTATTCTCCTGGTAGCGTTGCTTAGTCTTCGCGATCAGCGATCCGAATAAACAGATAGACGTTGATATcgatcgtatttatatagccgCTGCCTTGTGCAATCGGCATTCTATACTGGGGAATTCCGTCGGGTTTGACTGGTGGTAACTACAGCGGACACCTGTCTATTACATAAAGGAAGCTATATATAGTTTTGGTCATagtcatttgacctctct
This genomic window from Lineus longissimus chromosome 13, tnLinLong1.2, whole genome shotgun sequence contains:
- the LOC135497623 gene encoding uncharacterized protein LOC135497623 gives rise to the protein MGKGRRSIRNRQMPVAARPKTGMAQQKTATSRRGSRSPQSTISMEPPQSQNLPNQQVQQFISHLLVLGFSLAKFATGGFAGEGKSRGVMQGWGKVVADSCCDTTETEVATANAFSFVCKSCNAVISVVLGEEENEIIKRHDEQSPHCSRDNAKENTKTSDLEKKHTEDNHSDIKEREDATKMQKPIGGGAIKRKPVSISSLEQDIVCDYDSGTEETIDLEAVVTETRMSGRFATGREKVVTDATATSKHLVAAKLTSPNAGQEGTVGDQEPVAFPKPSDKTRREARPWDPRNAKYPQFIEKAERMHSLYSWDKRGYCLGDIADAGLIQLEGINRELVCFFCGVTVPCLEKHDDAWIEHAVRSPDCDFIRHKKGQGFLNVIIDIYLDGNMEAVNAVAALTAPDIRNETIRDNNKTSTNSGATGISLGATDSHGTTDSNYGATGSDYGTTSSGPATMNKSESVAPPNFRGGLKGGAPVTVNNPQTYSAPSQNISGASSAFPAQKSSNNPQTAKITSSQNTSNPAVRKSTDSKPKVRASQAPKREVQAREVRARLDTEGAQRIIKMGYAAQLVGTVIAEQLIYNGDDFKSFTAMMMAVMEAAEMGDAFPANHYDLGLNSNTSKSTPPMSKSEPAPIRSPSPAKPSPAPERVPSPKPIGDEMRSLEIENRRLKETQTCTVCMDLERDVLFVPCGHLVVCHNCSTRLKCCPLCRRGIKGIVKVHLS